A stretch of Camelus bactrianus isolate YW-2024 breed Bactrian camel chromosome 26, ASM4877302v1, whole genome shotgun sequence DNA encodes these proteins:
- the ADAM18 gene encoding disintegrin and metalloproteinase domain-containing protein 18: MFLLLALLAELGGLHAHLDVERLFLYVTVPQKIRSNESEDSEKQVTYIITIDKKPYTLHLRKHLFLSQNFLVYTYNETGSLYSESSYFKMHCHYQGYVANFPSSAVTLSICSGLRGFLQFENITYGIEPLESSARFEHIIYQVKNDNPDMPMLAENYSNIWQKDQPYKIHLSSQVTDNMIL; the protein is encoded by the exons ATGTGGAGAGACTATTCCTGTATGTCACTGTTCCACAGAAGATAAGGTCAAATGAGAGTGAAGATTCAGAGAAGCAG GTGACTTACATCATTACAATCGATAAAAAACCATATACTCTGCATCTCAGAAAACA ctTATTCTTATCCCAGAACTTTTTGGTTTATACATATAACGAAACTGGATCTCTGTATTCTGAGTCTTCGTATTTTAAG ATGCACTGCCATTACCAAGGATATGTTGCCAATTTTCCAAGTTCAGCTGTGACACTCAGCATCTGCTCTGGACTCAG GGGATTCCTTCAGTTTGAAAATATCACCTATGGAATTGAGCCACTGGAATCTTCAGCAAGATTTGAACACATAATTTATCAAGTGAAAAATGACAATCCAGATATGCCAATGTTAGCAGAAAATTACAGCAATATTTGGCAGAAAGACCAGCCCTATAAAATTCACTTAAGCTCACAGGTAACAGACAATATGATTTTATGA